The genomic DNA GGCAGCCTGGAGGCCAAGGGCCTGGAGTACGACGCGACGGTGGTGCTCTCGCCCGCGGAGATGGCCGAGGAGTCGCCCGCGGGCCTGCGGGTGCTGTACGTGGCCCTCACCCGGGCGACGCAGCGGCTGACGGTGGTCGCCACCGCCCCGGACCTGCCGGACGCCGACGGCGTCCCCGACCTGCTGCGACCGTGAGCAGGCGCCACAGGGGCCGCCGAGACGGGAATGGCCTTACCGGGAGGGTTTGTTAGCCTGGGTGTGGCACCGGCCCGATCCATGCCCCCGGGCCCAACCATCGGCGCTTCGAGCGCCCACTTGCCGCGAGGCGAGCTGGCGGGTCGGTGCCACCAGGCGCGTACGGGCCGGGTGTGCGGCAGCAGCCGCGCACCCGGCCCGCAGCCTTTCCCGGGGCCGGTCCGGGCCCACCTCCCCGGCCCATTCCCGGCGATACCGTTCCGCGGAAGAATGATTCCGCCTTCCGGAGGGTTTCCGGATACCGCCCAGTAGGTGCGACCATCGATCCGATCCGCAGCGGGGCGTGTCGCGCCCCGTGCTTCACCACACAAGAGGGAACACACGGCCATGGCAACGGCGCCAAGCGTCTCCTACTCGAACACGGTCCGGCTGGAGGTCCCCGCGGGGGGCAACGCCGTCAGCCAGCTCACCTCCGCCGTCGAGTCCTCCGGCGGCAGCGTCACCGGCCTCGACGTCACCGCCTCCGGCCACGAGCGGCTGCGCATCGACGTCACCATCGCCGCCGCCTCGACCGACCACGCACGCTCCATCGTCGAAAAGCTCCGCGGCATCGAGGGCGTCGTCGTCGGCAAGGTCTCCGACCGTACGTTCCTCATGCACCTCGGCGGCAAGATCGAGATGCAGTCCAAGCACCCGATCCGCAACCGCGACGACCTGTCGATGATCTACACCCCCGGCGTCGCCCGCGTCTGCATGCAGATCGCCGAGAACCCCGAGGACGCCCGCCGGCTGACCATCAAGCGCAACAGCGTCGCCGTCGTCACCGACGGCTCCGCGGTCCTGGGCCTGGGCAACATCGGCCCCAAGGCCGCGCTGCCGGTGATGGAGGGCAAGGCGGCGCTCTTCAAGCGGTTCGCGAGCATCGACGCCTGGCCGCTCTGCCTGGACACCCAGGACACGGACGCCATCGTGGAGATCGTCAAGGCCATCGCGCCCGGCTTCGCCGGCATCAACCTGGAGGACATCTCCGCCCCCCGCTGCTTCGAGATCGAGGCACGGCTGCGCGAGGCGCTGGACATCCCCGTCTTCCACGACGACCAGCACGGCACCGCCATCGTCGTGCTCGCCGCGCTCACCAACGCGCTGCGGGTGGTCGGCAAGGAACTGGCCGACGTGCGCGTGGTGATGTCCGGGGCCGGCGCCGCCGGCACGGCGATCCTCAAGCTGCTGATCGACGCCGGCGCCAAGCACGCCGTCGTCGCCGACATCAACGGCGTCGTCCACTCGGGCCGCGCCGACCTGGTCGACGCCCCGCCCGGCAGCGCGCTGCGCTGGATCGCGGAGAACACCAACCGCGAGGGCCTCACCGGCACCCTCAAGGACGCCGTGCGCGGCGCGGACGTCTTCATCGGCGTCTCGGCCCCCGACGTCATCGACGGCGACGACGTGGCCGCCATGGCGTCCGACGCGATCGTCTTCGCGCTGGCCAACCCCGACCCCGAGGTCGACCCGGCCGCCGCCCGCGAGCACGCCGCCGTCGTCGCCACCGGGCGCAGCGACTTCCCGAACCAGATCAACAACGTGCTCGTCTTCCCCGGCGTCTTCCGCGGCCTGCTCGACGCGCACTCGCGGACCGTCAACTCCGAGATGATGATCGCCGCGGCCCGCGCCATCGCCGACGTCGTCCACGGTGACGAACTCAACCCGAACTACATCATCCCGAGCGTCTTCAACGACCGGGTGGCCCCCACGGTCGCCGACGCCGTCCGCGACGCCGCCCAGGCCGCGGGCGTCACGGAGCCGCCCACCACCGGGCCGTAACCGCCCCTGCACCCCGCGTGGGAACGGGCCGGGCCCCGGCGCGTCGGCTGGCTTTCGGGCCGCGCGTACGTCATAAGTGTGCGGATGGACGGGCTGCGGTGCACGACGCGCCAGGGCGCCGGATTGGCGTTTCCGCCGCAGGTGAGGGCAGGATGCGTAGTCGGGCGCGAGGCGCTGTCACGGGACCCGGTTACGGGGACTGTCAGCGGGTCCTGGCAGCATCGGCTTTGATCTCACGCCTCAATGGCAAGAAAACACGGGAGACAGATATGAACCGCAGTGAGCTGGTGGCCGCGATCGCAGAGCGCGCCGAGGTGACCCGCAAGGACGCCGACGCCGTGGTGGCCGCCCTCGCCGAGGTCGCCGGGGAGGTCGTCAGCAAGGGCGACGAGAGGATCACCATCCCCGGCTTCCTGACCTTCGAGCGCACCCACCGCAAGGAGCGTTCCGCCCGCAACCCGCAGACCGGCGAGCCGATCCAGATTCCCGCTGGTTACAGCGTGAAGGTCACGGCCGGCTCGAAGCTGAAGGAAGCGGCGAAGGGCAAGTAAGGCCCGCAGACCGAAGAAGGAGGGCGGCCGGACCCAGCGGGGGCGGCCGCCCTTCGCCTGTCCGGCCGCCCTCCTTCCGCACGCGGAGGTGAGCGTACGCGGACGGGGGCGGGCGGTGCTCAGCCGGCCGCGGCGGCGGCCGGGACGTCCGGCAGCTCCGCGCGGGCGCCGAGGTCCGCGAGCTTCTGCAGGAAGTTCTCGTAGCCGCGGTTGATCAGGTCGATGCCGTGCACCCGCGAGGTGCCCTGCGCCGCCAGTGCCGCGATGAGATACGAGAAGCCGCCGCGCAGGTCCGGGATGACCAGGTCGGCGCCCTCCAGCTTGGTCGGTCCTGAGACGACCGCGGAGTGCAGGAAGTTGCGCTGCCCGAAGCGGCAGGGAGTGCCGCCCAGGCACTCGCGGTAGAGCTGGATGTGCGCGCCCATCTGGTTGAGCGCGGAGGTGAAGCCGAGGCGGGACTCGTACACCGTCTCGTGCACGATCGACAGCCCCGACGCCTGCGTGAGGGCGACGACCAGCGGCTGCTGCCAGTCGGTCTGGAAGCCGGGGTGGACGTCGGTCTCCAGCGCGATGGCGTTCAGCGGGCCGCCGGGGTGCCAGAAGCGGATGCCCTCGTCGCCGATGTCGAAGGCGCCGCCGACCTTCCGGAAGGTGTTGAGGAACGTCATCATCGAGCGCTGCAGCGCGCCGCGGACGAAGACGTCGCCCTCGGTCGCCAGCGCCGCGGACGCCCAGGAGGCGGCTTCAAGACGGTCCGGCAGGGCGCGGTGGGTGTAGCCGCCGAGCTGGTCCACGCCGGTGATGCGGATGGTCCTGTCGGTGTCCATCGCGATGATCGCGCCCATCTTCTGCAGTACGCAGATGAGGTCCTCGATCTCCGGCTCGACGGCCGCGTTGGACAACTCGGTGACGCCCTCGGCCAGCACGGCCGTCAGCAGCACCTGCTCGGTGGCCCCCACGGAGGGGTAGGGCAGCCGGATCTTCGTGCCGCGCAGCCGCTGCGGCGCCTCCAGGTACTGCCCGTCGGCGCGCTTGTCGATCCGGGCGCCGAACTGGCGCAGCACGTCGAAGTGGAAGTCGATGGGCCGGCCGCCGATGTCGCAGCCGCCGAGGCCGGGGATGAAGGCGTGGCCGAGCCGGTGCAGCAGGGGACCGCAGAAGAGGATCGGGATACGGGACGAGCCGGCGTGCGCGTCGATGTCGGCGACGTGCGCGCTCTCGACGTACGTCGGGTCGAGCACCAGCTCACCGGGCTCGTCGCCGGGACCCACGGTCACGCCGTGGAGCTGGAGCAGGCCGCGCACCACCCGCACGTCGCGGATGTCCGGGACGTTGCGCAGCCGGCTGGGGGAACTGCCGAGCAGCGCGGCGACCATCGCCTTGGGCACGAGGTTCTTGGCCCCGCGGACGTGGATCTCGCCCCGGAGGGGCGTACCGCCGTGGACGAGGAGGACATCGGCGCTGTCAGGAGCTGTCATGGGGCTCGCGATCCTGGAGACGGACTGGGACAGACAGAAATGCTAATGCCCCGCCCACCCCCCTCCCCCGGGCCGGGGCGGGGCGGGGAGCGTCATGAATTCGCTACAGATTCGGCGGGCCGAAGCCGGGGCACTCTGCGTGCGGCACGCGGGTGCGCAGGGTGACGGGGCGGGGGCCGGCGAGGCGCCGAGGCGGGCGGGCAGGGCCGCAGCCCCGGGGGGCCGGGGGCGGAGCCCTTGGGGCCGGTGGTTGGCCGAGCCTGGCGGGGCCTTGGGGAGCGAGGAGTGCCGAAGCGGTACCCCCCGGGGGGGGCGCGTGGGGCCGGCCGCGGTCGGCCCGGCGCTTTTGGGGGTTCGGGGGCGGAGCCCCCGTCGGGGGCCGGGGGCGGGGCCTCCGGTTCGGGGTCGGGGACAGGCCCGTCGTCCTGCCCCGCGCTCGCGTGGACGCATGCGCCCGCCCCGTGCCGCGTGCGGACCCCCTGGGTCGCGAGAGGCGGCCGGGGCCGGCCCCCGGGGCGCGTGCGTGCGCGCATTGCCGTATTCCTCGGCCGTCCGCTCCCCACGCGCCCGTAACTGCGGGATCATGTCCGCATGACGGAGGTGTCATCCCTCACGGGCCGGTTGCTGGTCGCGACGCCGGCCCTGACCGATCCGAACTTCACCCGGACCGTGGTGCTCCTGCTCGACCACGACGACGAGGGGTCGCTCGGCGTCGTGCTCAACCGGCCGACCCCCGTCGGCGTCGGCGACGTGCTGCAGGACTGGGCCGACCTCGCCGGCGATCCCGGCGTGGTCTTCCAGGGCGGCCCGGTCTCCCTCGACTCCGCGCTCGGCCTCGCGGTGGTCCCCGGCGACAAGGGTGGCGTACCCGGCGGCGAGGGGCCGCTCGGCTGGCGCCGGGTGCACGGCGCCATCGGTCTGGTGGACCTGGACGCCCCGCCCGAGCTGCTCGCGGCGGAGCTGGGCACGCTGCGGATCTTCGCGGGGTACGCGGGATGGGGTCCCGGGCAGTTGGAGGAGGAGCTGGACGACCGCGCGTGGTACGTCGTGGAGTCCGAGCCCGGCGACGTGTCCTCGCCCGCGCCGGAGGGCCTGTGGCGGGCGGTGCTGCGGCGGCAGCGCAGCGAGCTGGCCATGGTCGCGACATATCCGGACGACCCGAGCCTGAACTGATCCGCGGTGCCGTCGGTACCCTTGGCCACCATGAGCACTCCTCTCCCCGAGCCCGAACGCGGAACCGGCACCGGCACCCTCGTCGAACCGACGCCGGAGGTGTCGCACGGCGACGGCGACCACGAGCGCTTCGCCCATTACGTCCAGAAGGACAAGATCATGGCCAGCGCGCTCGACGGCACCCCCGTCGTGGCGCTCTGCGGCAAGGTGTGGGTCCCGGGGCGCGATCCGAAGAAGTACCCCGTCTGCCCCATGTGCAAGGAGATCTACGAGTCCATGGGCGCCGGCGGCGGCAAGGGCGGCAAGGACGGCGGTAAGGACGGCGGCAAGAAGTAGCCGCTTCCCGGCCGCGGCCCCCGGTCCCCGGGTCGCGGTCGGAATGGTCTAGTCCAAATCCCCGTCCTGGGGCAGGATGAGGCCCATGGATCTCATCCCCGCGCCCCGCAGCGCCGCCCGCACCAGCGACACCGCGACTTTCGCCCTGGGCCAGGGCACCGTCCTCGCCGCAGGCGAGGGGGCCGACGGCGTCGCCCGGTGGCTGCGGGCCGAGTTCGGTGCGGCCACCGGGTTGCCGCTCGCCCCCGGAGACCCCGCCGCAGCGGACGCGGACGCCCCCGGCGCCGCCGACGACGGGGACGCCCCCGGCGCCATCCGCCTCGGCGTCGATCCCGCGCTCGCCCTCGCCGGCCGGCCGGCGGGCGCGGCCGGCGCCGAGGCGTACCGGCTGGAGGTCGGGCCCGGCGGCGTACGCCTGACCGGCGGCGGCCCCGCCGGGCTGTTCTGGGGCGCGCAGACCCTGCGCCAGCTCCTCGGCCCGCAGGCGTACCGCACCGCCCCCCTCGGCGAGCGCACCTGGGAGCTGCCGTACTGCCGCGTCGAGGACGCCCCGCGGTTCGGCTGGCGCGGCTTCATGCTCGACGTCTCGCGGCACTTCCTCACCAAGCGCGAGGTGCTGCGCCACCTCGACCTGATGGCCGCGCACAAGCTCAACGTGCTGCACTTCCACCTCACCGACGACCAGGGCTGGCGCATCGAGATCAAGCGCCACCCCAAGCTCACCGAGGACGCCTCCTGGCGCCCGCGCACCAAGGTCGGCCACCGCGCCTCCGGCATCTGGGACGAGCGCCCGCACGGCGGCTTCTACACCCAGGACGACCTCCGCGAGATCGTCGCGTACGCCGCCGCAAGGCACATCACCGTCGTTCCCGAGATCGACATCCCCGGCCACTCGCAGGCCGCCATCCACGCCTATCCCCGGCTCGGCAACACCGACGTCGTCGACACCGCGGCGCTCGACGTGTGGGGCGACTGGGGCGTCTCGGAGAACGTCCTCGCGCCCACCGAGGAGGTGCTGCGCTTCTACGAGGGCGTCTTCGAGGAGGTGCTGGACATCTTCCCGTCGACGTTCGTGCACGTCGGCGGCGACGAGTGCCCCAAGCGCCAGTGGAAGTCCTCGCCGGCCGCCCAGGCCCGTATCCGCGAACTCGGCCTGGCCGACGAGGACGAGCTGCAGTCGTGGTTCATCCGGCACTTCGACCGCTGGCTCGCCGGCCGCGGCCGGCGCCTCATCGGCTGGGACGAAATCCTCGAAGGCGGCCTCGCCGACGGTGCCACCGTCTCCTCCTGGCGCGGCTACGCCGGCGGCATCGCCGCCGCGCAGGCGGGACACGACGTCGTCATGTGCCCGGAGCAGCAGGTCTACCTCAACTACCGCGAATCGGGCGCCCCGGACGAGCCCGTGCCGATCGCCCAGGTGCGTACGCTGGAGGACTTCTACCGCTTCGAGCCCGTGCCGCCGCAGCTCGAAGGCCCGGCCGCGGAGCACGTCATCGGCACCCAGGCCAACGTCTGGAGCGAGGTGCTGGAGAGTCCGCAGCGCTTCGACTACCAGGTCTACCCGCGGCTCGCCGCCTTCGCCGAGGTCGCCTGGTCCGCCCTGCCGCCGTCCGCCGAGCGGGACTTCGCCGGCTTCACGGCCCGCATGGAGGAGCACTACGCGCGCCTCGACGCCCTCGGCGTCGACTACCGCCCGCCCGGCGGCCCGCGGCCGTGGCAGCGGCGCCCCGGAGTGCTCGGACGCCCGATCGAAGGACCGCCCCCGATCGTGTGAGCCTCAACGGCTGTTCCGGAAGTAGTACAAGCCTCCCCGAAGAGTGACAATCCCCACTTGGTGTGGAGCAGGTCCCCATCCGGGCCCGCGAGTTGGGCGCCGAGCGGGGTACGCTCGTGTTCTTCCGCGCCGCCGGAGGCGGCCCCGGACCGTGACGGATGTGCCAGAGTTGCCACGTCCCGGCCGGGAGCCCGTACCGTACGGCGGAACGGCCGGAACTCCTGGGGGACACTGCGGAAGGGGCAGCCGGGTTGACCACTCATGCACCGCAGGCCGCACAGACGGTGGTGCTGCCGGACTCGCTCGACGAAGCGGTCGCGGCGCTCGTCGCCGTGCCCGCCGCCGTGCCCGTCGCCGGCGGGACCGACCTCATGGCGGCCGTCAACGCGGGCCTGTTGCGCCCCTCCGCGCTCGTCGGCCTCGGCCGGATCAGCGAGCTGCGCGGCTGGCACTACCAGGACGGCGCCGCCCTCCTGGGCAGCGGCCTGACCCACGCGCGCATGGGGCGGCCCGACTTCGCCGCCCTCATCCCCGCGCTCGCCGCCGCCGCGCGCGCCGCGGGCCCGCCGCAGGTGCGCAACGCGGGCACCCTCGGCGGCAACATCGCCTCCGCCGGCCGCACCGGCGACGCGCTGCCGGTGCTGGCCGCGCTCGACGCCACCGTGCTGATCGCCGAACCCGCGGGCGGGCACCGCGAGATCCCGGTCAGCCACCTGCTCGCGGGCGTGGAGATGCTGCGCACCGGCGAGCTGATCGCGTTCGTACGGGCGCCGCTGCTGCACGCGCCGCAGGTGTTCCTCAAGGCCACCGGGCGTACGGGGCCGGGGCGCGCGGTCGCCTCGGTTGCGTTGGTGCTCGACCCGGCGCGCCGCTCGGTGCGGTGCGCCGTCGGCGCCGTGGCGCCCGCGCCGCTGCGGCCGATGGAGGCCGAGCAGTGGGTCGCGGGCCTGATGGACTGGGACGGCCACCGCGGGCTGCCTCCGGAGGCGCTGGCCGCCTTCGGCGAGTACGTCGCCGCCGCGTGCATCCCCGACCCGCCGCCTGCCGCGGAGGGCGAGGAGCCGCCGCGGCTGCCGGCGGCGGCGCTGCACCTGCGGCGTACGGTGTCGGCGCTGGCCCGCCGGGCACTGGGGAGGGCGCTGTCGTGAGCCGGGACCACGTGGACGACCAGCAGCCGCAGTACGGCACCGGGGGCTGGCAGCCGATGCCGCAGGGCGCGGACGGCGACCCGGACGCCACGGCGTTCGTGCAGTTGCCGCCGGAGGTGTTCCCCGAGGCCGACGCAGGCGTGCCGCTGGCGGCGCCCGGGCACGGGTACGTGCCGCCGCCGATAGCGGTCCCGGCGACGGACCCGGGGCAGACGGGGCAGTTCCAGATCCCGGAGGGGCTGAGCGGGCAGACCGCCCAGGAGGCGCCGGAGACTTACGGGCACGGCGAGGCGTACGGGTACGG from Streptomyces sp. CMB-StM0423 includes the following:
- a CDS encoding NAD-dependent malic enzyme, with the protein product MATAPSVSYSNTVRLEVPAGGNAVSQLTSAVESSGGSVTGLDVTASGHERLRIDVTIAAASTDHARSIVEKLRGIEGVVVGKVSDRTFLMHLGGKIEMQSKHPIRNRDDLSMIYTPGVARVCMQIAENPEDARRLTIKRNSVAVVTDGSAVLGLGNIGPKAALPVMEGKAALFKRFASIDAWPLCLDTQDTDAIVEIVKAIAPGFAGINLEDISAPRCFEIEARLREALDIPVFHDDQHGTAIVVLAALTNALRVVGKELADVRVVMSGAGAAGTAILKLLIDAGAKHAVVADINGVVHSGRADLVDAPPGSALRWIAENTNREGLTGTLKDAVRGADVFIGVSAPDVIDGDDVAAMASDAIVFALANPDPEVDPAAAREHAAVVATGRSDFPNQINNVLVFPGVFRGLLDAHSRTVNSEMMIAAARAIADVVHGDELNPNYIIPSVFNDRVAPTVADAVRDAAQAAGVTEPPTTGP
- a CDS encoding HU family DNA-binding protein — translated: MNRSELVAAIAERAEVTRKDADAVVAALAEVAGEVVSKGDERITIPGFLTFERTHRKERSARNPQTGEPIQIPAGYSVKVTAGSKLKEAAKGK
- the murA gene encoding UDP-N-acetylglucosamine 1-carboxyvinyltransferase; translation: MTAPDSADVLLVHGGTPLRGEIHVRGAKNLVPKAMVAALLGSSPSRLRNVPDIRDVRVVRGLLQLHGVTVGPGDEPGELVLDPTYVESAHVADIDAHAGSSRIPILFCGPLLHRLGHAFIPGLGGCDIGGRPIDFHFDVLRQFGARIDKRADGQYLEAPQRLRGTKIRLPYPSVGATEQVLLTAVLAEGVTELSNAAVEPEIEDLICVLQKMGAIIAMDTDRTIRITGVDQLGGYTHRALPDRLEAASWASAALATEGDVFVRGALQRSMMTFLNTFRKVGGAFDIGDEGIRFWHPGGPLNAIALETDVHPGFQTDWQQPLVVALTQASGLSIVHETVYESRLGFTSALNQMGAHIQLYRECLGGTPCRFGQRNFLHSAVVSGPTKLEGADLVIPDLRGGFSYLIAALAAQGTSRVHGIDLINRGYENFLQKLADLGARAELPDVPAAAAAG
- a CDS encoding YqgE/AlgH family protein — translated: MTEVSSLTGRLLVATPALTDPNFTRTVVLLLDHDDEGSLGVVLNRPTPVGVGDVLQDWADLAGDPGVVFQGGPVSLDSALGLAVVPGDKGGVPGGEGPLGWRRVHGAIGLVDLDAPPELLAAELGTLRIFAGYAGWGPGQLEEELDDRAWYVVESEPGDVSSPAPEGLWRAVLRRQRSELAMVATYPDDPSLN
- a CDS encoding DUF3039 domain-containing protein; amino-acid sequence: MSTPLPEPERGTGTGTLVEPTPEVSHGDGDHERFAHYVQKDKIMASALDGTPVVALCGKVWVPGRDPKKYPVCPMCKEIYESMGAGGGKGGKDGGKDGGKK
- a CDS encoding beta-N-acetylhexosaminidase, whose protein sequence is MDLIPAPRSAARTSDTATFALGQGTVLAAGEGADGVARWLRAEFGAATGLPLAPGDPAAADADAPGAADDGDAPGAIRLGVDPALALAGRPAGAAGAEAYRLEVGPGGVRLTGGGPAGLFWGAQTLRQLLGPQAYRTAPLGERTWELPYCRVEDAPRFGWRGFMLDVSRHFLTKREVLRHLDLMAAHKLNVLHFHLTDDQGWRIEIKRHPKLTEDASWRPRTKVGHRASGIWDERPHGGFYTQDDLREIVAYAAARHITVVPEIDIPGHSQAAIHAYPRLGNTDVVDTAALDVWGDWGVSENVLAPTEEVLRFYEGVFEEVLDIFPSTFVHVGGDECPKRQWKSSPAAQARIRELGLADEDELQSWFIRHFDRWLAGRGRRLIGWDEILEGGLADGATVSSWRGYAGGIAAAQAGHDVVMCPEQQVYLNYRESGAPDEPVPIAQVRTLEDFYRFEPVPPQLEGPAAEHVIGTQANVWSEVLESPQRFDYQVYPRLAAFAEVAWSALPPSAERDFAGFTARMEEHYARLDALGVDYRPPGGPRPWQRRPGVLGRPIEGPPPIV
- a CDS encoding FAD binding domain-containing protein is translated as MTTHAPQAAQTVVLPDSLDEAVAALVAVPAAVPVAGGTDLMAAVNAGLLRPSALVGLGRISELRGWHYQDGAALLGSGLTHARMGRPDFAALIPALAAAARAAGPPQVRNAGTLGGNIASAGRTGDALPVLAALDATVLIAEPAGGHREIPVSHLLAGVEMLRTGELIAFVRAPLLHAPQVFLKATGRTGPGRAVASVALVLDPARRSVRCAVGAVAPAPLRPMEAEQWVAGLMDWDGHRGLPPEALAAFGEYVAAACIPDPPPAAEGEEPPRLPAAALHLRRTVSALARRALGRALS